From one Plasmodium knowlesi strain H genome assembly, chromosome: 11 genomic stretch:
- a CDS encoding suppressor of kinetochore protein 1, putative yields the protein MKNDKIKLVSFEGDEFIVDKYTASMSTVILNILEVMTAEEDTIPLPNIKTPILKKIIEYMEYHINNPADEIPKPLITSNLQDVVSTWDYDFVNTDKETLYELIEASNYLDIKPLLDLTCGKIASMMKDKTTEEIRAEFDIVNDFTREEEKQIREENRWCGDI from the exons ATGAAgaatgacaaaataaaattagtGAGTTTCGAGGGGGATGAATTCATCGTCGATAAATACACTGCGTCCATGTCGACGGTTATACTTAACATACTTGAAG TAATGACGGCCGAGGAAGACACCATACCACTACCTAACATAAAAACACCGattctaaaaaaaatcatcgaGTACATGGAGTACCATATTAACAACCCCGCAGACGAAATCCCCAAGCCCCTCATCACCTCCAACCTGCAGGAC GTCGTTTCAACGTGGGACTACGATTTTGTAAATACGGATAAGGAAACCCTGTATGAGTTGATAGag gCATCCAACTACCTCGATATAAAGCCCCTTCTGGACTTAACCTGTGGAAAAATTGCCTCCATGATGAAAGACAAAACGACGGAAGAAATTCGAGCAGAATTTGACATCGTCAACGACTTCACGAGGGAAGAGGAGAAGCAG ATACGGGAAGAAAACAGATGGTGCGGTGACATCTGA